The following are encoded in a window of uncultured Pseudomonas sp. genomic DNA:
- the uraD gene encoding 2-oxo-4-hydroxy-4-carboxy-5-ureidoimidazoline decarboxylase, with protein sequence MNRFQTLTPSSLSREAFVSTFADIYEHSPWVAEQAFDLGQDPSIDEVDGLHQRMANLLLSADHAAQLALINAHPDLAGKAAVQGELTASSTSEQAGAGIHECTAEEFVRFTTLNDAYKAKFGFPFIMAVKGSNRHQILAAFEERIHNAPEQEFACALAEINKIALFRLQQL encoded by the coding sequence ATGAACCGTTTTCAAACCCTGACCCCGTCGAGCCTGAGCCGCGAAGCGTTCGTTAGCACCTTCGCCGACATTTATGAGCACTCGCCCTGGGTCGCCGAACAAGCTTTTGACCTCGGTCAGGACCCTAGCATTGATGAGGTTGACGGCTTGCATCAGCGCATGGCCAACCTGTTGCTCAGCGCCGATCACGCTGCCCAGCTGGCACTGATCAATGCGCACCCGGACCTCGCTGGCAAGGCCGCCGTGCAGGGTGAGTTGACCGCGTCCTCAACATCAGAGCAGGCCGGTGCTGGCATTCACGAATGCACGGCAGAAGAGTTTGTCCGCTTCACCACGCTCAATGATGCCTACAAAGCCAAGTTCGGCTTCCCCTTCATCATGGCGGTGAAAGGCAGCAATCGGCACCAGATCCTCGCGGCGTTCGAGGAGCGTATCCATAACGCCCCGGAGCAAGAGTTCGCCTGCGCACTGGCCGAAATCAACAAGATCGCGCTGTTCCGTCTGCAACAGTTGTAA
- a CDS encoding ureidoglycolate lyase gives MRNLIIEPLSKEAFAPFGDVIETAGSEFFMINNGSTRRHHKLATVETAQPDDKAIISIFSAEQVPMPLTVRMLERHPLGSQAFIPLLGNPFLIVVAPAGDAPVSGLVRAFRSNGRQGINYHRGVWHHPVLTIEKRDDFLVVDRSGSGNNCDEHFFTDDELLLLAPHQ, from the coding sequence ATGCGCAATTTGATCATTGAGCCCTTAAGCAAAGAAGCCTTCGCCCCCTTTGGTGATGTCATCGAAACCGCAGGCAGCGAATTTTTCATGATCAACAACGGTTCGACTCGCCGCCATCACAAACTGGCCACGGTTGAAACCGCACAGCCCGACGATAAGGCGATCATCAGCATTTTCAGTGCCGAGCAAGTGCCGATGCCGCTGACTGTGCGCATGCTGGAACGACATCCGCTAGGCAGCCAGGCGTTTATCCCGCTGCTCGGCAACCCCTTTCTGATCGTGGTCGCGCCCGCTGGCGATGCACCTGTATCAGGGTTAGTCCGTGCCTTCCGTAGTAATGGTCGGCAAGGCATCAATTACCATCGCGGCGTTTGGCACCACCCGGTGCTGACGATCGAAAAGCGGGATGACTTCCTGGTGGTTGATCGCAGTGGTTCTGGTAACAACTGCGATGAGCATTTCTTTACCGACGACGAGCTACTGCTCCTCGCCCCCCACCAATAA
- a CDS encoding urate hydroxylase PuuD encodes MEAHLTEWLNLSIRWVHMITGVAWIGASFYFVWLENNLNRSNPRDGLSGDLWAIHGGGIYHLEKYKLAPPKMPENLHWFKWEAYFTWLSGVALMLVVYYLNPSLYLVKPGVDLAPELAIVIGFGSMIAGYVAYHFLCDSALGKRPALLGAVLFVLLIAAAYAFSQIFSGRAAYIHVGAIIGTIMVGNVFFTIMPAQRALVKAIEDGTTPDPTLPAKGLLRSRHNNYFTLPVLFIMISNHFPSTYGSQYNWLILAGIAILAVLVRHYFNTRHDSSKYIWTLPAAALGMICLAFVTGPSMQAAPASAPKAAAIQYAPVPATGVSANPAASKAAEPSVPAAAPATSAGVDFAKVNSVIQERCSVCHSATPSSPLFSAAPLGFMLDTPEQIKGQAAKIHAQSVASQIMPLGNMTQMTAEERELIGAWIDQGAQLN; translated from the coding sequence GTGGAAGCACATTTGACTGAGTGGCTAAACCTGAGCATTCGCTGGGTGCATATGATCACCGGCGTGGCCTGGATCGGCGCATCCTTCTACTTCGTCTGGCTGGAGAACAACCTCAACCGCAGCAACCCACGGGATGGCCTGTCCGGCGACTTATGGGCGATCCACGGTGGCGGTATCTACCACCTGGAAAAATACAAACTGGCCCCACCGAAAATGCCGGAGAACCTGCACTGGTTCAAATGGGAAGCCTATTTCACCTGGCTGTCGGGCGTGGCCCTGATGCTGGTGGTGTACTACCTCAACCCAAGCCTGTATCTGGTCAAACCGGGCGTTGATCTGGCGCCAGAACTGGCCATCGTCATCGGCTTCGGCTCGATGATTGCGGGCTATGTGGCCTACCACTTCCTGTGTGATTCGGCCTTGGGCAAGCGCCCGGCGCTGCTCGGTGCGGTGCTGTTCGTCCTGTTGATCGCCGCCGCCTATGCTTTCAGCCAGATCTTCAGCGGCCGTGCAGCCTATATCCATGTCGGCGCAATCATCGGCACCATCATGGTCGGCAACGTGTTCTTCACCATCATGCCGGCCCAGCGCGCGCTGGTTAAAGCCATTGAAGACGGCACCACGCCCGACCCAACCTTGCCCGCCAAAGGCCTGTTACGTTCGCGCCACAACAACTACTTCACCTTGCCGGTGCTGTTCATCATGATCAGCAACCACTTCCCGAGCACCTACGGTAGCCAGTACAACTGGCTGATTCTGGCGGGCATCGCGATTCTGGCGGTATTGGTGCGGCACTACTTCAACACCCGCCATGACAGCAGCAAATACATCTGGACCCTGCCCGCCGCTGCTCTGGGCATGATCTGCCTGGCGTTCGTCACCGGCCCGAGCATGCAAGCCGCCCCGGCATCCGCACCGAAAGCCGCCGCGATCCAGTACGCCCCCGTACCGGCTACCGGCGTCAGTGCCAACCCAGCGGCAAGCAAGGCTGCTGAGCCGTCCGTACCAGCGGCAGCGCCCGCCACTTCGGCTGGCGTTGACTTTGCCAAGGTCAACAGTGTGATTCAGGAACGCTGCAGCGTATGTCACTCGGCGACCCCGAGCAGCCCGCTGTTCAGTGCGGCCCCGTTGGGTTTCATGCTGGATACGCCAGAGCAGATCAAGGGCCAGGCGGCGAAGATCCACGCACAAAGCGTTGCTTCGCAAATCATGCCGCTGGGCAACATGACCCAGATGACCGCTGAAGAACGTGAGTTGATCGGCGCATGGATTGACCAGGGCGCACAGCTCAATTGA
- a CDS encoding nucleobase:cation symporter-2 family protein, translating into MTTTNTASAAAPSAGSHDLIYQLDDRPSFGPSLFAALQHVLASFVGVITPTLIVGNVLGLGAYVPYLVSMALFVSGLGTFVQAKRIGPIGSGLLCLQGTSFAFLSAILSAGMIVKSRGGSPEEILSTLFGVCFCAAFVEIAFSQVMTKLRKIVTPVVTGTIICLIGLSLIKVAMTDIAGGFGAPDLGALHHLGLAALVLTTIIVLNRFKSQVVRLSAVIVGLAVGFAVAWYTGRVDFANMADVPLVSVPVPFKFGFSFDWLAFVPIAVIFLITPLETAGDLTANSIISKQPIQGPVYLRRIKSGVLADGCNSAMAAMFNSLPMTTFSQNNGVIQLTGVASRHVGYYIAAIFVLLGLFPTLGAVLQLMPKPVLGGATLIMFGTVAVAGIRILSEAGLHRRNVLIVAISLGLGLGVAAVPGALSQMPDFLKNIFGSPITIGALSAILLNVFLPEEDPAPVDHSYDPEAHLHTVLQNRHGEEREASTGKAYNAS; encoded by the coding sequence ATGACCACGACTAATACCGCAAGCGCCGCAGCTCCGTCTGCTGGTAGCCACGACCTGATCTACCAGCTGGATGATCGCCCCTCCTTTGGCCCTTCTCTGTTTGCTGCGCTGCAACACGTGCTGGCGAGTTTCGTCGGTGTCATCACCCCCACCCTAATTGTTGGCAACGTACTCGGCCTCGGTGCTTATGTGCCTTATCTGGTGAGCATGGCGCTGTTTGTTTCCGGCCTTGGCACCTTTGTCCAAGCCAAGCGTATTGGCCCGATCGGTTCAGGGTTGCTGTGCCTGCAAGGCACCAGCTTTGCCTTCCTAAGTGCCATTCTCAGCGCCGGGATGATCGTTAAATCGCGTGGCGGCAGCCCCGAGGAGATTCTCTCGACCCTGTTTGGCGTGTGCTTTTGCGCGGCATTCGTTGAAATTGCCTTTAGCCAGGTGATGACCAAGTTGCGCAAAATCGTCACCCCGGTGGTGACCGGCACGATTATTTGCCTGATTGGTTTGTCGCTGATCAAGGTGGCCATGACTGATATCGCCGGTGGCTTCGGCGCGCCGGACCTGGGGGCCTTGCATCACCTGGGGTTGGCGGCATTGGTACTGACCACCATCATCGTGCTCAACCGCTTCAAGTCGCAGGTGGTACGCCTGTCTGCGGTGATTGTCGGCTTAGCGGTGGGCTTTGCCGTGGCCTGGTACACCGGCCGGGTGGATTTCGCCAACATGGCTGACGTGCCGCTGGTCAGTGTGCCGGTGCCGTTCAAGTTCGGCTTTAGCTTCGATTGGTTGGCGTTTGTGCCGATCGCGGTGATCTTCCTGATCACGCCGCTGGAAACCGCCGGCGACCTGACTGCCAACTCGATCATCTCCAAGCAGCCGATTCAAGGCCCGGTCTATCTGCGTCGAATCAAGTCCGGCGTGCTGGCCGATGGCTGCAACTCGGCCATGGCGGCCATGTTCAATAGCCTGCCAATGACTACCTTTAGCCAAAACAACGGCGTAATCCAGCTCACCGGCGTCGCCAGTCGTCACGTTGGCTATTACATCGCGGCAATATTCGTCCTGCTCGGTTTGTTCCCGACCCTCGGCGCGGTGCTGCAATTGATGCCCAAGCCGGTCCTTGGCGGTGCCACCCTGATCATGTTCGGTACGGTCGCCGTCGCCGGTATCCGCATCCTTTCTGAAGCAGGCCTGCACCGCCGCAACGTGCTAATCGTGGCCATCTCTCTCGGTCTTGGCTTGGGCGTAGCCGCAGTACCGGGCGCGCTGTCGCAGATGCCGGACTTCCTGAAAAACATCTTTGGCTCACCGATCACCATCGGCGCCCTGAGTGCAATCCTGCTCAACGTGTTCCTGCCGGAAGAAGATCCCGCGCCAGTCGACCATTCCTACGACCCCGAAGCGCATCTGCACACAGTGCTGCAGAACAGGCATGGCGAAGAGCGTGAAGCGAGTACAGGCAAAGCCTATAACGCCAGCTGA
- a CDS encoding outer membrane protein OmpK, translating into MSSKCLASFIVLSAGILGCQQAVAGDALLWQNNSLSYLYGENFNRGQFNTEQQGTQTTFTAEHASGWVWGDAFGFADYVLADNKQSRRGDFGQEKDSFYYMELSPRVSLSWLSGQKLAVGPLKDVYAAFTYEKGNGGAGTENYLYGIGTAWNVPGFAFFNANLYRVKVNNNVYFDRNHGNNNAHTYQLTLSGAYPFAIGEQDFVVDGFVDWRAGTSTANTRTSVGSSIQVKWDAGKALFGEGRKLYVGSEVNMWNNRYGAKPIDGSGHGFDQSSIQALVKYHF; encoded by the coding sequence ATGAGCTCAAAGTGTCTAGCCAGCTTCATCGTACTGTCCGCCGGCATTCTTGGTTGCCAGCAGGCAGTGGCCGGTGACGCCCTGTTGTGGCAGAACAACAGCCTTTCTTACCTGTACGGCGAAAACTTCAATAGAGGTCAATTCAACACCGAGCAGCAGGGCACGCAAACCACCTTTACCGCTGAACATGCCAGTGGTTGGGTATGGGGCGACGCATTCGGCTTTGCCGACTATGTGCTGGCGGATAACAAGCAGTCGCGCCGTGGTGACTTCGGCCAAGAAAAAGACAGCTTCTATTACATGGAGCTCTCGCCGCGTGTGAGCCTCAGCTGGTTGAGCGGTCAGAAGCTCGCCGTCGGCCCGTTGAAGGACGTGTATGCGGCCTTTACCTATGAAAAAGGCAATGGCGGCGCAGGTACAGAGAACTACCTGTATGGCATCGGTACGGCCTGGAACGTGCCCGGTTTTGCTTTCTTCAATGCCAACCTGTACCGGGTGAAAGTCAACAACAACGTCTACTTTGACCGTAACCATGGCAACAACAACGCTCACACCTATCAGCTGACCCTCTCCGGCGCTTACCCCTTCGCTATCGGCGAGCAGGATTTTGTGGTGGATGGTTTCGTTGACTGGCGTGCCGGAACGTCGACAGCGAATACCCGCACCTCGGTCGGCTCTTCCATTCAGGTCAAATGGGATGCGGGTAAAGCGCTGTTTGGCGAAGGCCGCAAGCTGTATGTCGGTAGCGAAGTCAACATGTGGAATAACCGCTACGGCGCTAAACCAATTGATGGCTCCGGCCATGGCTTCGACCAGAGCTCAATCCAGGCGCTGGTCAAGTACCACTTCTAA
- a CDS encoding phosphotransferase family protein — MALTDQSTRIREGEELDAAVIDQYLKAHIPGLTGEPRISQFPGGASNLTYLLEYPGQELVLRRPPFGHKAKSAHDMGREYRILNQLNAGFPYCPKAYAHCTDEALIGGEFYVMERVNGIILRSDMPAELNFSEEQTRNLCKSFIDKMVELHNVDYQACGLGDLGKPEGYVQRQISGWSDRYEKALTPDAPLWEPVKAWLKEKMPADHHKPGIVHNDYRFDNVILNPQNPSEIIGVLDWELTTIGDPLMDLGNTLAYWIEADDPAPVQMMRRQPSNAPGMLTRQQFADYYAERSGIEINSIDFYYTYGLFRLAGIVQQIYYRYYHGQTQDKRFAQFIHMNKLLEQMSLQVINKSQL, encoded by the coding sequence ATGGCGCTTACTGACCAGTCCACCCGTATCCGCGAAGGCGAAGAACTCGACGCCGCGGTCATCGACCAGTATCTCAAGGCGCATATCCCAGGCCTGACAGGCGAGCCGCGCATCAGCCAGTTCCCCGGTGGTGCGTCGAACCTGACGTACCTACTCGAGTACCCAGGCCAAGAACTGGTGCTGCGTCGCCCGCCGTTTGGTCACAAGGCCAAGTCCGCGCATGACATGGGTCGCGAGTACCGCATCCTCAATCAGCTCAACGCCGGCTTCCCCTACTGCCCGAAAGCCTACGCGCACTGCACGGACGAAGCGCTGATCGGCGGTGAGTTCTATGTGATGGAGCGGGTCAACGGCATCATCCTGCGCTCCGACATGCCGGCCGAGCTGAACTTCAGCGAAGAGCAGACCCGCAACCTGTGCAAAAGCTTTATCGACAAAATGGTAGAACTGCACAACGTCGACTATCAGGCCTGCGGCCTGGGCGACCTGGGCAAGCCGGAAGGGTATGTACAGCGGCAAATTAGCGGCTGGAGTGATCGCTATGAAAAAGCCCTGACCCCCGATGCGCCGCTGTGGGAGCCTGTCAAGGCCTGGCTTAAAGAGAAGATGCCCGCCGACCACCACAAGCCCGGCATCGTGCATAACGACTACCGCTTCGACAACGTGATTCTCAACCCGCAGAACCCAAGCGAGATCATCGGCGTACTGGACTGGGAGCTGACCACCATCGGCGACCCGTTAATGGACCTGGGCAACACCCTGGCCTACTGGATCGAAGCCGATGACCCTGCCCCTGTGCAGATGATGCGCCGTCAGCCAAGCAACGCCCCAGGGATGCTCACGCGCCAGCAGTTTGCCGACTACTACGCCGAGCGCTCAGGGATTGAAATCAACAGCATCGATTTCTACTACACCTACGGCCTGTTCCGTTTGGCCGGCATCGTGCAGCAGATTTACTACCGCTATTACCACGGCCAAACCCAGGACAAACGCTTCGCCCAGTTCATTCATATGAACAAGTTGCTGGAGCAGATGAGCCTGCAGGTCATCAATAAATCGCAGCTGTAA
- a CDS encoding SDR family oxidoreductase, which produces MSKTQLFDLDGKIAFVSGASRGIGEAIAKLLAQQGAHVIVSSRKIDDCQKVADAIIADGGQATAVACHIGEMEQITNVFAQIKEQFGRLDILVNNAATNPQFCNVLDTDLGAFQKTVDVNIRGYYFMSIEGGKLMKANGGGSIINVASINGVSPGEFQGIYSVTKAAVISMTKVFAKECAQFGIRCNALLPGLTDTKFASALVKNDAILKLALQRIPLKRVAEPSEMAGTVLYLASDASSYTTGVALNVDGGFLS; this is translated from the coding sequence ATGTCCAAGACCCAACTGTTCGACCTCGACGGCAAGATCGCATTCGTCTCCGGTGCCAGCCGCGGTATCGGCGAAGCCATCGCCAAGCTATTGGCGCAACAAGGCGCTCACGTGATTGTTTCCAGCCGCAAGATCGACGATTGCCAGAAAGTCGCTGACGCGATCATTGCTGATGGCGGCCAGGCGACTGCCGTGGCTTGCCACATTGGTGAAATGGAGCAGATCACCAACGTCTTCGCGCAAATCAAAGAACAGTTCGGCCGCCTCGACATCCTGGTCAACAACGCCGCCACCAACCCACAGTTCTGCAACGTATTGGACACCGACCTGGGGGCCTTTCAGAAGACCGTCGATGTCAACATCCGCGGCTACTACTTCATGTCCATCGAAGGCGGCAAGCTGATGAAGGCCAACGGTGGCGGCAGTATCATCAACGTCGCCTCGATCAATGGCGTCTCCCCTGGCGAATTCCAGGGTATCTACTCGGTCACCAAGGCGGCAGTAATCAGCATGACCAAGGTGTTCGCCAAGGAATGTGCGCAGTTCGGCATCCGCTGCAACGCCCTGCTGCCAGGCCTGACCGACACCAAGTTTGCCTCTGCGCTGGTGAAGAACGACGCGATTCTCAAGCTCGCCCTGCAGCGCATCCCGCTCAAGCGCGTAGCCGAGCCAAGCGAAATGGCCGGTACCGTGTTGTACCTGGCCAGTGATGCCTCCAGCTACACCACCGGTGTGGCGCTGAACGTCGACGGTGGTTTCCTCTCCTAA
- the rhtA gene encoding threonine/homoserine exporter RhtA gives MPRSSQFSLVILPILLLLVAMTSIQGGASLAKGLFPEIGASGTTALRLGLGALILCVLMRPWQAKLSLASCRSLLAYGVSLGSMNLLFYLSLKTIPLGIAVALEFTGPLGLALLSSRRLLDFFWIALAVFGLWLLLPNGQSEVPLDPVGMALALAAGLCWALYIVFGQKAGAEHGKQTVALGTIVAALLVFPIGLWQAGGSMFSLDLLPIALAVAVLSSALPYSLEMIALTRLPARTFSILMSMEPAIAALSGLLFLSEQLTLNQWLAISAIILASAGAAATIRPQVKAL, from the coding sequence ATGCCGCGCTCAAGCCAATTTTCCCTGGTGATCCTGCCAATCCTGCTGCTGCTCGTTGCCATGACCTCGATTCAGGGCGGCGCCTCCCTGGCTAAAGGCTTGTTCCCTGAAATTGGCGCAAGCGGCACCACGGCCCTGCGCCTGGGGCTCGGTGCGTTGATCTTGTGCGTATTGATGCGCCCCTGGCAGGCCAAGCTGAGCCTGGCGTCCTGCCGCTCGTTACTGGCCTACGGTGTGTCACTGGGCAGCATGAACCTGCTGTTTTACCTTTCACTGAAAACCATCCCGCTGGGCATCGCCGTAGCCCTGGAGTTCACCGGGCCGCTGGGCCTGGCGCTGCTGTCGTCACGCCGCTTGCTGGATTTCTTCTGGATTGCGCTTGCCGTGTTTGGCTTGTGGTTGCTCCTGCCCAACGGCCAGAGCGAGGTACCGCTGGACCCGGTCGGTATGGCCTTGGCCTTGGCAGCGGGACTGTGCTGGGCGTTGTACATCGTCTTCGGGCAAAAGGCGGGGGCCGAGCACGGTAAGCAAACCGTGGCCCTGGGCACCATAGTCGCGGCCCTGTTGGTATTCCCGATTGGCCTGTGGCAAGCCGGCGGCAGCATGTTTTCACTCGACCTGCTGCCCATTGCCCTGGCTGTTGCGGTGCTGTCCTCGGCCCTGCCCTATAGCCTTGAGATGATTGCCCTGACCCGTCTGCCCGCGCGCACCTTCAGCATTTTGATGAGCATGGAGCCGGCCATCGCCGCGCTCTCCGGGCTGCTGTTTCTCAGCGAGCAGCTGACGCTCAACCAATGGCTGGCCATCAGCGCCATCATCCTCGCCTCAGCGGGCGCGGCAGCCACGATCAGACCTCAGGTTAAGGCCCTTTAA
- a CDS encoding phospholipase D family protein, whose translation MAKWSTRGTAAAILSVSLWLSGCSLPTLEGRPASFALPPEQAAQTTLGRGIAPVLERRGDLSGFHALADPQDAFAARALLSHAAEKTLDVQYYIWRDDITGILLLEELHAAAQRGVRVRLLLDDNGTSGLDSWLAALDSHPLIEVRLFNPFSLRSPKSLGFVTHFSRANRRMHNKSLTADNSATIVGGRNIGDEYFGASDGVLFADLDVLAIGPVVQATSNDFDRYWASASAYPVAGLLPAVLPEQLQQLQARSSLVEQEPAAAQYVQALQQLPFIQQLLDGQLPLQWAAASIVSDDPAKGLGQAAGHGLLSQQLAVILGQPQRHIELVSPYFVPTAAGVEAFAQLTARGVRVRILTNALEATDVVAVHSGYAKRRKALLEASVELFEMRRNAPAAKLRGKAGPFGSSGSSLHAKTFAVDGEQVFVGSFNFDPRSLNLNTELGFVIQSPAFARQIQAVFDQGMLQSAYQVQLTDDGQLYWLERQGEQLRRLDQEPGTSFWQRTGVRLLSWLPIEWLL comes from the coding sequence ATGGCGAAGTGGAGTACACGCGGTACAGCTGCAGCCATATTGAGCGTGTCGCTGTGGTTGAGCGGTTGCAGTTTGCCAACGCTGGAAGGGCGTCCAGCATCGTTTGCCCTGCCGCCCGAGCAGGCGGCGCAGACCACTCTGGGACGCGGCATTGCGCCTGTGCTGGAGCGGCGTGGCGACTTGAGCGGTTTTCATGCGTTGGCCGACCCGCAGGATGCATTCGCCGCCCGCGCGCTGCTCAGTCACGCCGCCGAGAAGACTCTGGATGTGCAGTACTACATCTGGCGAGATGACATCACCGGCATTTTACTGCTGGAAGAGCTGCACGCCGCCGCACAGCGTGGGGTTCGCGTACGCCTGTTGCTCGATGACAACGGCACATCGGGCCTCGACTCATGGCTGGCAGCGCTGGACAGTCATCCACTGATCGAGGTGCGCCTGTTCAACCCGTTTTCGCTGCGCAGCCCCAAGTCCTTGGGCTTTGTCACGCACTTCTCCCGAGCCAATCGGCGTATGCACAACAAATCACTAACCGCCGATAACAGCGCCACCATCGTCGGCGGGCGCAATATTGGCGACGAGTATTTCGGCGCCAGCGATGGCGTGTTGTTCGCTGATCTGGATGTGTTGGCCATTGGCCCGGTGGTGCAGGCCACCTCGAATGATTTTGACCGTTATTGGGCCAGTGCCAGTGCGTATCCGGTGGCTGGGCTGCTGCCTGCCGTACTGCCTGAGCAACTGCAACAGTTGCAAGCGCGTTCCAGTCTGGTCGAGCAGGAACCGGCCGCCGCGCAGTATGTACAGGCGTTACAGCAATTGCCGTTTATTCAGCAATTGCTCGATGGCCAGCTGCCGCTGCAATGGGCGGCTGCCAGCATCGTCAGCGATGACCCCGCCAAGGGCCTCGGGCAGGCCGCCGGCCATGGGTTACTGAGTCAACAACTGGCGGTAATTTTGGGTCAGCCACAGCGCCATATTGAGCTGGTCTCGCCGTATTTCGTGCCCACCGCTGCGGGGGTTGAAGCCTTTGCGCAGCTGACCGCACGGGGCGTGCGAGTACGGATCTTGACCAATGCGCTGGAGGCTACTGATGTCGTCGCCGTGCATTCAGGTTACGCCAAACGCCGCAAGGCCTTGCTCGAAGCCAGCGTCGAGTTGTTTGAAATGCGCCGTAATGCGCCAGCAGCCAAGCTGCGGGGCAAGGCCGGGCCGTTCGGCAGTTCGGGCTCCAGTCTGCATGCCAAGACCTTTGCCGTGGACGGCGAGCAGGTGTTCGTTGGCTCGTTCAACTTTGACCCGCGCTCGCTCAACCTCAATACCGAGCTTGGCTTCGTTATCCAAAGCCCGGCCTTCGCGCGTCAGATTCAAGCCGTCTTCGATCAGGGCATGCTGCAGAGTGCCTATCAGGTTCAGCTGACGGATGACGGCCAGTTGTATTGGCTGGAGCGCCAGGGTGAGCAGCTGCGGCGACTCGATCAGGAACCTGGCACGAGCTTTTGGCAGCGCACCGGAGTCAGGCTGCTGAGCTGGTTGCCGATCGAATGGTTACTGTAA
- a CDS encoding ABC transporter transmembrane domain-containing protein encodes MPSILSSRQRSALRMAWRFIAPYRGRVLGALLALMFTAAITLSMGQGIKLLVDQGLSTQSPAALQQSIGLFFVLVLALAIGTFTRFYLVSWIGERFVADIRKRVFNHLIELHPGFYESNRSSEIQSRLTADTTLLQSVIGSSLSMALRNLIMLIGGSVLLVVTNAKLSGIVLMALPLVVAPILIFGRRVRALSRQSQDRVADVGSYVGEVLGQIKTVQAYNHQAEDKHRFGLSAEAAFDTARKRIAQRAWLITVVIVLVLGAVGVMLWVGGMDVIAGRISGGELAAFVFYSLIVGSAFGTLSEVIGELQRAAGAAERIAELLQARNAITAPAADRVQLAQPVQGRIELQGLRFAYPSRPNSFAIDGIDLQVTPGETLAVVGPSGAGKSTLFDLLLRFFDPQEGRILVDGQPIQRLDPADLRRSFALVSQNPALFFGTVEDNIRYGRMDASLAEVEAAAKVAHAHGFIMKLPNGYQTHLGDAGLGLSGGQRQRLAIARALLVDAPILLLDEATSALDAESEHLIQQALPRLMQGRTTLVIAHRLATVKSADRIAVIEHGKLAAIGSHSELVLSSPLYARLAELQFSNEAEATV; translated from the coding sequence ATGCCCTCGATTCTGTCTTCCCGTCAGCGCAGCGCCTTGCGTATGGCCTGGCGTTTTATTGCGCCGTATCGCGGGCGTGTGCTCGGGGCCTTGCTGGCACTGATGTTCACCGCCGCCATCACGCTGTCCATGGGCCAGGGCATCAAGTTGCTGGTCGATCAGGGCCTGTCGACCCAATCACCGGCCGCGTTGCAGCAGTCGATCGGGCTGTTCTTCGTGCTGGTATTGGCCCTGGCCATCGGCACCTTTACCCGTTTCTATCTGGTGTCGTGGATTGGCGAGCGTTTTGTCGCGGATATCCGCAAGCGCGTGTTTAACCACTTGATCGAACTGCATCCGGGCTTCTATGAAAGCAACCGTAGCTCGGAGATTCAGTCGCGGCTGACCGCCGACACCACGTTGTTGCAATCGGTGATTGGCTCGTCGCTGTCGATGGCGCTGCGCAACTTGATCATGCTGATCGGCGGCAGCGTGTTGTTGGTGGTGACCAATGCCAAGCTCAGCGGCATCGTATTGATGGCACTGCCGCTGGTGGTCGCGCCGATTCTAATTTTTGGCCGCCGTGTGCGTGCGCTGTCGCGACAGAGCCAGGACCGCGTTGCCGATGTCGGCAGCTATGTCGGTGAAGTGCTCGGGCAGATCAAAACCGTGCAGGCTTACAACCATCAGGCCGAGGACAAACACCGCTTTGGCCTGTCTGCCGAGGCGGCTTTCGACACCGCGCGTAAGCGCATTGCCCAGCGTGCCTGGCTGATTACCGTGGTTATCGTGTTGGTGCTGGGCGCTGTCGGCGTGATGCTCTGGGTCGGCGGCATGGATGTCATCGCCGGGCGGATCTCTGGCGGTGAGCTGGCGGCCTTCGTCTTCTACAGCCTGATCGTCGGCTCAGCCTTCGGCACCCTCAGTGAAGTGATCGGCGAGTTACAGCGCGCCGCCGGCGCGGCTGAACGCATCGCCGAACTGCTGCAGGCGCGCAATGCAATCACCGCACCGGCCGCGGATAGGGTGCAACTGGCGCAGCCAGTGCAAGGGCGTATCGAGCTGCAAGGGCTGCGCTTTGCCTACCCATCACGCCCCAACAGCTTTGCCATCGACGGTATCGATCTGCAGGTTACGCCAGGTGAAACCTTGGCGGTGGTTGGCCCCTCGGGGGCGGGTAAGTCGACGCTGTTTGACCTGCTGCTGCGCTTTTTCGACCCACAAGAGGGGCGCATTCTAGTTGATGGACAACCGATTCAGCGGCTTGACCCCGCCGACCTACGGCGCAGCTTTGCCCTGGTGTCGCAGAATCCGGCGCTGTTTTTTGGCACGGTAGAAGACAACATCCGCTACGGCCGTATGGATGCCAGCCTGGCCGAAGTAGAGGCAGCTGCCAAAGTGGCGCATGCCCATGGGTTTATCATGAAGCTGCCCAACGGTTACCAAACCCATCTGGGCGATGCAGGCCTCGGCCTGTCTGGCGGCCAGCGGCAACGCCTGGCGATTGCCCGGGCGTTGCTGGTGGATGCGCCGATTCTGCTGCTCGATGAAGCCACCAGTGCGCTGGATGCAGAGAGCGAGCACCTTATCCAGCAAGCACTGCCACGCCTGATGCAAGGCCGCACCACCCTGGTCATTGCCCACCGCTTGGCCACGGTGAAAAGCGCGGATCGGATTGCCGTGATCGAACACGGCAAACTGGCCGCCATTGGTAGCCACAGCGAGTTGGTACTCAGCAGCCCGCTGTATGCACGCCTGGCCGAACTGCAGTTCAGCAATGAGGCCGAGGCGACGGTTTAA